From a single Gimesia fumaroli genomic region:
- a CDS encoding histidine triad nucleotide-binding protein, with protein sequence MAGEKTIFKKIIDREIPAEIVYEDELCLAFKDVNPQAPIHVLVIPKQEVQSMAHLKIEDQELAGHLMLTVGKVAEMLGLENGYRTIINTGAEGGQTVHHLHLHLLGGRSMQWPPG encoded by the coding sequence ATGGCAGGTGAGAAAACGATTTTCAAGAAAATCATTGATCGCGAAATCCCGGCTGAGATTGTCTACGAAGATGAGCTTTGTCTGGCGTTCAAGGATGTCAATCCACAGGCGCCCATTCATGTGCTGGTGATTCCCAAACAGGAAGTTCAATCAATGGCACATCTGAAAATAGAAGACCAGGAATTGGCAGGGCACCTGATGTTAACAGTGGGAAAAGTCGCAGAAATGTTAGGGCTGGAGAATGGGTATCGTACAATTATCAATACCGGCGCAGAAGGCGGGCAGACAGTCCATCATTTGCATCTGCATTTATTAGGCGGGCGTTCCATGCAATGGCCCCCTGGTTAA
- a CDS encoding pyruvate carboxylase — protein sequence MSEGKIKKLLVANRSEIAIRIFRSTHELGIRTVGIYTHEDRYALHRTKADEAYQIGKPGHPVKSYLDIDAIITLAKQKKIDAIHPGYGFLSENAEFAQACEDAGIIFVGPRVETLKALGDKISARKIADKVGVPVLGGSGEAITDVASGRQTAIDIGFPIILKAAHGGGGRGMRVVQKEEDFDQAYELARSESLSAFGSTDVFVEKFISRARHIEVQLLGDKHGGLVHLYERDCSVQRRHQKVVEIAPAPNLDPAVREALCEAALKIGRSVNYELAGTVEFLLDADTNQFYFIEVNPRIQVEHTVTEEVTGVDIVKSQILLAQGAKLNDPGIRINSQEELQTHGFALQCRVTTEDPTNNFMPDYGRVAHYRSASGMGVRLDAGTAFSGAMVFPYYDSLLVKVTTWARTFKDAAARTERCLQEFRIRGVKTNIPFVLKLITHPTFLNGECYTRFIDDTPELFKFPKRHDRATKLLTYLAETIVNGNAMVKDRPKAVRRTPAPLPEYNKKELSPPDGMRQKLLELGAEKFGKWILDQKELLLTDTSFRDAHQSLYATRFRTHDMLQIAEVYAHNCPQLFSLEMWGGATFDTSMRFLKESPWQRLAEMRTRVPNILFQMLIRASSAVGYTNYPDNVVRAFVKEAADAGIDVFRVFDALNWVPNMKVAMEEVQKSGAICEASICYTGDILDPSKTKYDLKYYVNMAKELENMGAHILAIKDMAGLCKPYAAELLVKTLKQEIGIPIHFHTHDTSGGQAASIAKAAEVGLDIADGAVPSMSGGTSQPNLTTVIEAQRFTEHEPTIEVEHLDEISEYWRAVRNFYTAFESPVLPAGANLYEHQMPGGQYTNLLQQAQSLGLGDRWSEVCHVYAEVNQLLGDIVKVTPTSKAVGDMALFLVANDLSCDDVMTSDRDLAFPESVLDLISGRMGQTPGGFPEDVQKKILRGEAPLTERPGSILPPADFEDAAKVVEKMIHRTPTDQEVVTYLLYPKVYEDFAAHQKAYYDTSGLPTYAFFNGLEPEEEVSVDIAPGKTLIIKFLAVGKPQTDGCRTVFFELNGQPREVVIVDKSLKPQGDSRRRADSGDPKQIGAVMPGVIVSLTVKVGSKVKAGDQLLMLEAMKMQTSVISEQDGVVKEIVAEPGTQVESGDLLIVLE from the coding sequence ATGTCTGAGGGTAAAATCAAAAAGCTGCTCGTTGCCAATCGTAGTGAAATTGCCATTCGTATTTTTCGAAGTACGCACGAATTGGGAATCCGCACGGTCGGGATCTATACCCATGAAGACCGCTATGCCCTGCACCGCACGAAAGCCGATGAAGCGTATCAGATTGGCAAACCCGGGCATCCGGTGAAATCGTATCTCGATATTGATGCGATCATCACGTTGGCCAAGCAGAAAAAGATTGATGCGATTCACCCGGGTTACGGGTTTCTCTCAGAAAATGCCGAGTTCGCACAGGCGTGTGAAGACGCCGGGATTATCTTTGTTGGTCCCCGCGTGGAAACATTGAAAGCGCTGGGAGACAAAATCTCGGCTCGAAAAATTGCGGACAAAGTCGGTGTTCCCGTGCTGGGGGGAAGTGGCGAAGCGATTACCGATGTTGCCTCGGGGCGGCAGACGGCGATCGACATTGGTTTCCCGATTATTCTGAAAGCAGCACACGGCGGCGGTGGCCGCGGGATGCGGGTGGTTCAGAAAGAAGAAGATTTCGACCAGGCTTACGAGCTGGCACGCAGTGAATCGCTGTCGGCTTTTGGCAGCACGGATGTATTCGTCGAGAAATTCATCTCGCGCGCCCGACATATTGAAGTCCAGCTTCTCGGCGACAAGCATGGCGGACTCGTGCATCTTTACGAACGCGACTGTTCGGTTCAGCGACGTCACCAGAAGGTGGTGGAAATTGCACCGGCCCCAAACCTTGATCCTGCTGTGCGCGAAGCCTTGTGTGAAGCCGCTTTGAAAATTGGTCGGAGTGTGAACTACGAACTGGCGGGAACCGTTGAGTTTCTGCTGGACGCCGATACGAATCAGTTTTACTTCATCGAAGTCAATCCGCGTATCCAGGTTGAGCATACAGTGACTGAAGAAGTCACTGGCGTGGACATTGTGAAATCACAAATCCTGCTGGCCCAAGGGGCGAAGCTGAATGACCCGGGAATCCGCATCAACTCTCAGGAAGAATTGCAAACACACGGGTTCGCGCTGCAGTGCCGGGTGACGACGGAAGATCCGACGAACAACTTCATGCCCGACTACGGTCGCGTGGCGCATTACCGTTCTGCGAGCGGAATGGGTGTGCGTCTGGATGCAGGGACGGCGTTCTCGGGTGCGATGGTGTTCCCGTATTACGATTCGCTGCTGGTGAAAGTCACCACGTGGGCCCGCACCTTTAAAGATGCGGCGGCCCGAACAGAGCGTTGTTTGCAGGAGTTTCGAATTCGTGGCGTGAAGACAAACATTCCGTTCGTGCTGAAACTGATCACACACCCGACGTTTCTGAACGGCGAATGTTATACCCGATTCATTGATGATACGCCGGAGCTGTTCAAGTTTCCGAAGCGGCACGACCGGGCAACCAAGCTGTTAACGTATCTGGCTGAGACCATCGTCAACGGCAATGCGATGGTGAAGGATCGTCCCAAAGCAGTTCGACGAACGCCGGCACCACTTCCCGAATACAACAAAAAAGAACTGTCTCCCCCGGATGGTATGCGGCAGAAGCTGCTGGAGCTGGGTGCGGAGAAATTCGGCAAGTGGATTCTGGATCAGAAAGAACTGCTGCTGACCGACACGTCGTTCCGCGACGCACATCAGTCTTTGTACGCGACGCGTTTCCGTACTCACGACATGCTGCAGATTGCGGAAGTGTATGCACACAATTGCCCGCAGTTATTCTCACTGGAAATGTGGGGCGGTGCGACGTTCGATACATCGATGCGGTTTCTGAAAGAATCGCCCTGGCAGCGACTGGCTGAGATGCGAACCCGCGTGCCGAACATTCTGTTCCAGATGTTGATTCGGGCTTCGAGTGCCGTCGGTTATACGAACTACCCGGATAATGTCGTGCGTGCCTTCGTCAAAGAAGCCGCCGATGCGGGTATCGATGTGTTCCGCGTGTTCGATGCACTCAACTGGGTGCCGAACATGAAAGTGGCGATGGAAGAAGTGCAGAAGAGTGGTGCGATCTGCGAAGCCAGCATCTGTTATACGGGTGATATTCTCGATCCTTCCAAGACGAAGTACGATCTGAAGTATTACGTGAATATGGCCAAAGAGCTGGAGAACATGGGCGCACATATTCTGGCTATTAAAGATATGGCGGGACTCTGTAAGCCTTATGCCGCCGAGCTGCTGGTGAAAACGCTGAAGCAGGAAATCGGCATTCCGATTCACTTTCACACCCATGATACAAGCGGCGGACAGGCGGCTTCGATTGCGAAAGCAGCGGAAGTCGGTCTGGATATCGCCGATGGTGCAGTGCCTTCAATGTCGGGTGGAACATCACAGCCGAACCTGACAACGGTGATTGAAGCACAGCGATTCACGGAACATGAGCCGACGATTGAAGTCGAACATCTGGACGAGATTTCAGAATACTGGCGTGCGGTTCGCAATTTCTATACGGCGTTTGAGAGCCCTGTTTTACCAGCGGGTGCAAACTTGTACGAGCATCAAATGCCCGGCGGTCAATATACGAACCTGCTGCAGCAGGCGCAGTCGCTGGGGCTGGGTGATCGCTGGTCGGAAGTTTGTCATGTGTATGCAGAAGTGAATCAGCTACTGGGTGACATCGTGAAGGTGACGCCGACTTCGAAAGCCGTGGGTGACATGGCGCTGTTCCTGGTTGCCAATGATCTGAGTTGTGATGATGTGATGACTTCAGATCGGGATCTGGCGTTTCCGGAATCGGTGCTGGATTTGATCAGCGGACGCATGGGACAGACGCCGGGGGGGTTCCCGGAAGACGTGCAGAAGAAAATCTTGCGTGGCGAAGCGCCGTTAACCGAACGCCCGGGAAGTATTCTTCCACCGGCCGATTTTGAAGACGCAGCCAAAGTGGTTGAGAAAATGATCCACCGCACGCCGACGGATCAGGAAGTGGTGACTTACCTGCTGTATCCCAAAGTCTACGAAGATTTCGCTGCACACCAAAAAGCGTATTACGATACGAGTGGTCTGCCGACGTATGCGTTCTTCAACGGACTGGAGCCGGAAGAAGAAGTCTCCGTTGATATTGCACCTGGTAAGACGCTGATTATTAAATTTCTTGCCGTCGGAAAACCACAAACCGATGGATGCCGGACGGTGTTCTTTGAACTGAATGGTCAGCCACGCGAAGTTGTGATCGTGGATAAATCATTGAAGCCGCAAGGTGATTCGCGACGCCGCGCGGACTCGGGTGATCCCAAACAGATTGGCGCTGTGATGCCTGGTGTGATTGTTTCGCTGACAGTGAAAGTTGGTAGCAAGGTGAAAGCCGGCGATCAACTGCTGATGCTGGAAGCGATGAAGATGCAGACAAGTGTGATCTCAGAGCAGGATGGAGTGGTGAAAGAGATCGTTGCAGAACCGGGCACGCAGGTGGAATCGGGAGATCTGCTGATCGTACTGGAGTAG
- a CDS encoding protein arginine kinase: MNLDAFTRTSGEWLRGIGPDSDIVMSSRIRLARNLAQFPFINRCTESTLGEIEQLMRPIITSLPMEEKLSYLDVNKLSNLDRQFIVERQLISREHAERTGPRGVGLDSEENIGIMVNEEDHLRLQVLRSGFSLNECWDTINQIDDLLEQQVTYAFSEEFGYLTACPTNVGTGIRVSVMLHLPALVITKEIQKVFQALQKINLAVRGLYGEGSQAMGDFYQISNQVTLGQTEQQLIDSIKEVVPNIISYERRVRNSLIKENRQGLHDQVSRAYGILSTAQTISSEETMHLLSSVRMGVNLGLIEDLPISAVNEMFIFTQPAHLQKLQGGELESSERNAARANYLRQRISDASSSH, from the coding sequence GTGAATTTGGACGCGTTCACTCGCACAAGTGGTGAATGGCTGAGAGGAATCGGTCCGGACTCGGATATTGTGATGTCCAGCCGAATTCGACTGGCCAGAAACCTCGCACAGTTCCCCTTTATTAATCGCTGTACAGAATCGACTCTGGGCGAGATCGAGCAGTTAATGCGCCCGATCATTACGTCGCTTCCCATGGAAGAAAAACTCTCCTATCTCGATGTCAACAAGCTAAGCAACCTGGATCGGCAGTTCATTGTGGAACGACAGCTGATCAGCCGCGAACACGCCGAACGAACCGGGCCGCGGGGCGTTGGTCTGGATAGCGAAGAAAACATAGGCATCATGGTCAACGAGGAAGACCATCTCCGACTGCAAGTACTTCGTAGCGGGTTTTCTCTGAATGAGTGCTGGGACACGATCAATCAAATCGATGATCTACTCGAACAGCAGGTGACTTATGCATTCAGTGAAGAATTTGGCTACTTGACTGCTTGCCCTACGAACGTGGGAACCGGCATCCGGGTGAGTGTGATGCTGCATCTGCCGGCACTGGTCATCACTAAAGAAATCCAGAAAGTTTTCCAGGCACTGCAGAAAATTAATCTGGCAGTACGCGGCCTGTATGGTGAAGGCAGTCAGGCGATGGGTGACTTCTATCAGATTTCCAATCAGGTCACGCTGGGGCAAACCGAGCAACAGTTGATTGACAGCATCAAGGAAGTCGTCCCGAATATTATTTCTTATGAGCGACGCGTCAGAAACTCGCTGATTAAAGAGAACCGCCAGGGGCTGCACGATCAGGTTTCACGCGCTTATGGAATTTTAAGCACCGCGCAGACGATTAGTTCAGAAGAAACCATGCATTTGCTTTCGAGCGTGCGGATGGGAGTCAATCTGGGCCTGATTGAAGACCTGCCGATTTCCGCCGTGAATGAGATGTTTATTTTCACACAACCAGCTCACTTGCAGAAACTGCAGGGAGGTGAACTGGAATCCAGCGAGCGAAATGCCGCCCGCGCGAATTATCTTCGCCAGCGAATCAGCGATGCCAGCAGTTCCCATTGA
- a CDS encoding Nramp family divalent metal transporter translates to MESQHEKSALDPSNGSEVNETIDAPTDWWGITKRLGPGLIIAGSIVGSGELIATTKTGAQAGIALLWLIIVGCLIKVFVQIELGRYSISRGETTLAALNHVPGPRLGFLRTSNKAPNWILWFWLIMSLCTIGQLGGIVGGVGQALALTLPIQGDYIKAIQVPSEKEFVKYLEIEEALKNEKDSLAALTPTERERYLRGHAKLKERIERLQAEGQLILQKIRDDEKLEDENGKSLIEPQTWDDKIWAGVIAILTAFLLYYGRYNLIEHLSTVLVVSFTFITIGNVISLQTSEVWTISTEEIIRGLSFGVPEATGGMNPLLTALAAFGIIGVGATELIAYPYWCLEKGYARFTGKHSEDNSWAIRAKGWMRVMKIDAFASMCIYTFATLAFYLMGVAVLHKEGLDPDGMRMVSTLAEAYVPVFGTYAKWLFLVGAIAVLYSTFLVANAANARIFSDGLRFFGVVDESKPNAVQNWIKVMSLILPLLCLAVFLTGANPVRLVLIAGTMQAIMLPMLGIAAIYLRYTKIDKRLTPGRLWDLLLFLSCLGLLLAGGFGVYKQLFS, encoded by the coding sequence ATGGAATCTCAACACGAGAAAAGCGCGCTCGATCCATCCAATGGTTCCGAGGTAAATGAAACGATTGATGCTCCGACCGACTGGTGGGGGATTACGAAACGCTTAGGCCCGGGGTTGATTATTGCCGGGAGCATCGTCGGCTCAGGCGAATTAATCGCCACTACTAAAACCGGTGCCCAGGCCGGAATTGCCCTGTTATGGCTGATTATTGTCGGTTGTCTGATTAAGGTCTTCGTCCAGATTGAACTCGGACGCTATTCCATCTCACGCGGCGAAACTACACTCGCTGCCTTAAACCATGTTCCCGGCCCTCGTCTGGGATTCTTACGTACTTCCAATAAGGCGCCCAACTGGATTCTCTGGTTCTGGCTGATTATGAGCCTGTGTACGATCGGGCAACTGGGAGGCATCGTCGGCGGCGTCGGACAGGCGCTGGCATTGACGCTGCCGATTCAGGGAGATTACATCAAAGCAATTCAGGTTCCCTCAGAGAAAGAATTTGTCAAGTATCTGGAAATCGAAGAAGCATTGAAGAATGAAAAAGATTCACTGGCTGCATTGACGCCGACCGAACGAGAACGCTATCTACGGGGGCATGCCAAGCTCAAAGAACGAATCGAACGGCTGCAGGCAGAAGGGCAGCTCATTCTCCAGAAAATTCGCGACGACGAAAAACTGGAAGACGAAAATGGTAAGTCACTGATCGAACCGCAAACCTGGGACGACAAGATTTGGGCGGGAGTGATTGCAATCTTAACCGCCTTTCTGTTGTATTATGGCAGGTATAATCTGATTGAGCATTTATCAACGGTTCTGGTCGTTTCGTTTACCTTCATCACGATCGGCAATGTCATCTCGCTCCAGACGTCCGAAGTCTGGACCATTTCTACCGAAGAAATTATTCGCGGCCTCTCATTTGGAGTTCCGGAAGCCACAGGCGGTATGAATCCTCTGCTGACAGCACTGGCGGCATTCGGGATTATCGGCGTGGGGGCAACGGAATTGATCGCGTATCCCTACTGGTGTCTGGAAAAGGGCTACGCCCGTTTTACCGGCAAACATTCGGAGGATAATAGCTGGGCGATCCGCGCCAAAGGCTGGATGCGTGTGATGAAAATCGACGCGTTCGCTTCGATGTGTATTTACACATTTGCTACGCTCGCCTTTTATCTGATGGGAGTCGCCGTGCTGCATAAGGAAGGCTTAGACCCCGACGGCATGCGGATGGTCAGCACGCTGGCAGAAGCCTATGTTCCCGTCTTCGGAACCTATGCCAAGTGGCTGTTCCTGGTCGGCGCGATCGCTGTGCTCTATTCCACGTTCCTGGTCGCGAACGCCGCGAATGCCCGCATCTTTTCGGACGGCCTGCGATTCTTTGGAGTGGTCGATGAAAGCAAACCCAATGCCGTTCAAAACTGGATCAAAGTCATGTCACTGATTCTGCCGCTGCTTTGTCTGGCGGTCTTTCTGACAGGCGCCAATCCCGTCAGGCTGGTATTGATCGCCGGTACGATGCAGGCCATCATGCTGCCGATGCTGGGTATCGCTGCCATCTATCTGCGTTATACTAAAATCGACAAACGACTCACGCCCGGACGACTGTGGGATCTGCTCCTGTTTCTGTCCTGTCTGGGGCTGCTATTAGCAGGTGGCTTTGGCGTCTATAAGCAACTGTTTTCCTGA
- the trpE gene encoding anthranilate synthase component I, which yields MKYVPDFETFKGLSTESNLVPVYRQLTGDTLTPVSAYQLLEKGPYSFLFESVVGGEQISRYSFLGANPFLTVDAYEQRMVIQQNGQTEERTADDPLAELESILNQYQAAELPGLPRFCGGAVGYAGYDVVRYSENLPNAPENDRKLPDLSFALYDHMVVFDQINKTVLVVAHAHLQPEMSETELQAAYQAACQRIDQTCERFQSGDATVLKMADISVDAHAEPDLEWTSNFTQPKFEAAVEACKEYIVAGDIFQVVLSQRLKLETAATPLDIYRSLRVVNPSPFMFLLKTPEVDLVGSSPEIMVRVEDRFTTIRPLAGTRKRGKTEAEDKRLAEELLADPKERAEHVMLIDLARNDVGRVCEFGSVELSDVMVVERYSHVMHITSNVTGMLTEDRSALDALRAGLPAGTVSGAPKVRAMEIIDEFEPHRRGPYAGAVGYLDFTGNMDTCIALRTLVMQGSTAYVQAGAGIVADSVPETEYYETLNKAKGLLKAIEVAEKQLK from the coding sequence ATGAAATACGTTCCAGATTTTGAAACATTTAAAGGGCTTTCTACAGAGTCCAACCTGGTCCCCGTTTACCGGCAGTTAACCGGGGATACGCTGACTCCCGTCAGTGCGTATCAACTCTTGGAAAAGGGCCCTTATTCTTTTCTGTTCGAGAGTGTAGTCGGCGGAGAACAAATCAGCCGCTACAGCTTTCTGGGGGCTAATCCGTTTTTGACCGTCGATGCTTATGAGCAACGCATGGTCATTCAGCAGAACGGGCAGACAGAAGAACGAACGGCCGACGATCCCCTGGCAGAACTGGAGTCCATTCTCAACCAGTACCAGGCGGCTGAGTTGCCCGGGCTCCCTCGTTTTTGTGGTGGTGCCGTTGGATATGCCGGCTACGATGTTGTCCGTTATTCGGAAAATCTACCGAATGCTCCCGAGAATGACCGCAAACTGCCCGATCTCTCTTTTGCGTTATACGATCATATGGTCGTCTTCGACCAGATAAATAAAACTGTTCTGGTCGTCGCGCATGCCCACTTACAGCCTGAGATGAGCGAAACAGAATTACAAGCCGCCTATCAGGCAGCCTGTCAGCGAATCGATCAAACTTGCGAACGTTTTCAATCCGGCGATGCAACCGTGCTGAAGATGGCCGACATCAGCGTCGATGCGCATGCCGAGCCCGATTTAGAATGGACGTCGAACTTTACGCAGCCCAAATTTGAAGCAGCCGTTGAAGCCTGTAAAGAATATATCGTCGCTGGCGATATTTTTCAGGTGGTCTTGAGCCAGCGTCTCAAGCTGGAAACGGCAGCGACGCCGCTTGACATTTATCGCAGCCTGCGTGTAGTGAATCCCAGCCCGTTCATGTTTTTGCTCAAAACTCCTGAAGTCGATCTGGTTGGCAGTTCTCCCGAAATTATGGTCCGCGTGGAAGATCGTTTTACCACAATCAGGCCGTTGGCAGGCACACGCAAACGAGGGAAAACAGAAGCAGAAGACAAACGCCTGGCGGAAGAATTACTGGCCGACCCGAAAGAACGGGCCGAACATGTCATGCTGATCGATCTGGCAAGAAACGATGTCGGACGCGTGTGTGAATTCGGTTCTGTTGAACTTTCTGACGTGATGGTCGTTGAACGCTATTCTCATGTCATGCACATTACTTCGAATGTCACAGGCATGCTCACGGAAGATCGTTCGGCCCTTGATGCATTGAGAGCGGGGCTGCCTGCCGGAACCGTCTCCGGGGCACCGAAAGTGCGGGCGATGGAAATCATTGACGAATTTGAACCACACCGACGCGGTCCTTATGCAGGAGCCGTCGGATATCTCGATTTTACCGGGAATATGGATACGTGTATTGCACTACGAACATTGGTGATGCAGGGATCGACGGCCTATGTCCAGGCCGGCGCCGGGATCGTTGCTGACAGTGTTCCTGAAACGGAATATTATGAAACATTGAACAAGGCAAAGGGGTTGCTCAAAGCGATTGAAGTTGCTGAAAAACAACTCAAATAA